From Phenylobacterium montanum, the proteins below share one genomic window:
- the addB gene encoding double-strand break repair protein AddB, giving the protein MNEPFLAAPPPRWFTIPAHRPFVTDLAKGLYDALAPGGPEALSDAIVLTPTRRAARALSEAFVEVAGGRPVLLPQIRALGDLDEGEPPFEPGDLALDLPPAISPWRRRFELARLAADHAPALGRSLDAVQALELADALAAFLDSVQIEEAGDLDRLDGWVESELARHWKISADFLRLATQAWPERLEELGLIDLTARRVALLRLLAERWRDTPPEGVLVAAGSTGTAPATADLLRVIAAAPKGCVVLPGLDQDLADKAWDKVDEQHPQGAMKRLLARAGIDRRAVRSFSAPAPGDARGRWRRRIVNEALRPAEATADWLDQIRQLKSEGAAAGVDPIVAGLDGLCLVRARAEEEAAAVAALALREALETPGRTAALICPDQDLARRISARLARWGVTADSSAGSPLAGQPVGALLGLMTRAVVDPLDPVLMLALLKHPLTRLGLEPEALAARVLVLERYGLRGTRPRNLAVIARRMASPVDSDGVPGRRRKALDDADRLLARLQRILAQAGEAYTGGDATPGEAARALVQAVEALAEGPEDGDLGALWSGPAGEAAASLMAALIDESDGLPETTPTQFAELVETLLDGETVRGGAGAHPRLKILGTLEARMVRADLLVLAGLEEGVWPAPAPTDPFLSRPMRAAAGLPPPERRIGLSAHDFAQAASAGEVLLLTCERRGGAPAVASRWLWRLQTLARGAGVAIPGREDLLAWARALDAPIASPPQHLRAAPRPRPTPPLSARPVELPVTGVERWVRDPYAVYAGRILKFRTLERPGEPVDARIRGTAIHAAFEAFAEAHPDVLPAEAESLFAGLLVEALVEAGAPEGRLPREAALAANVAPWVIEFERRRRPGAKLLIEQQGRHSFKTGRGEFTVTAKADRIEHRGHCADILDFKTGAPPSKKQMESGLSPQLTLTAAILHFGGFQGMGETLPGELVYVAVSGGRTPGREEIRARLDESLNLALAAYEGLRKRVERFEDEATPYVSWAAPQFIDSHGGDFDHLARLWEWHVIGEGEAEGGGE; this is encoded by the coding sequence ATGAACGAGCCCTTCCTCGCGGCCCCGCCGCCGCGGTGGTTCACGATTCCCGCCCACCGCCCCTTCGTCACCGACCTGGCGAAGGGCCTTTATGACGCCCTGGCTCCCGGCGGCCCGGAGGCTCTGTCCGACGCCATCGTCCTCACCCCCACCCGCCGCGCCGCGCGGGCGCTCAGCGAGGCCTTCGTCGAGGTCGCGGGCGGGCGCCCGGTGCTGCTGCCGCAGATCCGCGCTCTTGGGGACCTGGACGAGGGCGAGCCGCCGTTCGAGCCAGGCGACCTGGCCCTGGACCTGCCGCCGGCGATCAGCCCCTGGCGGCGGCGTTTCGAGCTGGCCCGGCTGGCGGCCGATCACGCCCCCGCGCTTGGCCGCAGCCTGGACGCCGTCCAGGCCCTGGAGCTGGCCGACGCCCTGGCCGCCTTCCTCGACAGCGTACAGATCGAGGAGGCTGGCGACCTCGACCGGCTGGACGGCTGGGTCGAGAGCGAGTTGGCGCGGCACTGGAAGATCTCGGCCGATTTCCTGCGCCTGGCCACTCAGGCCTGGCCCGAGCGGCTGGAAGAGTTGGGCCTGATCGACCTGACGGCGCGGCGGGTGGCGCTGCTGCGCCTGCTGGCCGAACGCTGGCGGGATACGCCGCCCGAGGGGGTTCTGGTCGCCGCCGGCTCGACCGGCACGGCCCCCGCCACCGCCGACCTCCTGCGGGTGATCGCCGCCGCGCCCAAGGGCTGCGTGGTCCTGCCAGGCCTGGACCAGGACCTGGCGGACAAGGCCTGGGACAAGGTCGACGAACAGCATCCGCAGGGGGCGATGAAGCGCCTCCTGGCGCGCGCCGGGATCGACCGGCGGGCGGTGCGCTCGTTCTCGGCCCCCGCGCCGGGCGACGCCCGCGGCCGCTGGCGCCGGCGGATCGTCAACGAGGCCCTGCGCCCGGCCGAGGCCACCGCCGACTGGCTGGACCAGATTCGCCAGCTGAAGAGCGAGGGCGCGGCGGCCGGGGTCGATCCGATCGTGGCGGGGCTGGACGGCCTGTGCCTCGTGCGCGCCCGGGCCGAGGAGGAGGCCGCCGCCGTCGCCGCCCTGGCCCTGCGCGAGGCGCTGGAAACGCCCGGCCGCACCGCCGCCCTGATCTGCCCGGACCAGGACCTGGCGCGCCGGATCTCGGCCCGCCTGGCCCGCTGGGGCGTGACCGCCGACAGCTCGGCCGGCTCGCCACTGGCCGGCCAGCCGGTCGGGGCGCTGCTGGGCCTGATGACCCGGGCGGTGGTCGATCCCTTGGACCCGGTGCTGATGCTGGCGCTGCTGAAGCACCCCCTGACCCGCCTGGGGCTGGAGCCCGAGGCCCTGGCGGCGCGGGTGCTGGTGCTGGAGCGCTATGGCCTCAGGGGAACCCGCCCGCGCAACCTCGCCGTCATCGCCCGGCGGATGGCGTCGCCCGTCGACAGCGACGGCGTGCCGGGCCGGCGGCGCAAGGCGCTGGACGACGCCGACCGGCTGCTCGCGCGCCTGCAGCGCATTCTGGCCCAGGCCGGCGAGGCCTACACCGGCGGCGACGCCACCCCCGGCGAGGCGGCCCGCGCCCTGGTCCAGGCGGTCGAGGCCCTGGCCGAGGGGCCGGAGGACGGCGATCTCGGCGCGCTGTGGTCCGGCCCGGCCGGCGAGGCGGCGGCGAGCCTGATGGCCGCCCTGATCGACGAGAGCGACGGCCTGCCGGAGACCACGCCCACTCAATTCGCCGAACTGGTCGAGACGTTGCTGGACGGCGAAACGGTGCGTGGGGGCGCGGGCGCCCATCCTCGGCTGAAGATCCTCGGGACCCTGGAGGCCCGCATGGTGCGCGCCGACCTGCTGGTCCTGGCCGGCCTCGAGGAAGGCGTCTGGCCCGCCCCGGCGCCCACCGACCCGTTCCTGTCGCGCCCCATGCGCGCCGCCGCCGGCCTGCCGCCGCCCGAGCGGCGCATCGGCCTCTCCGCCCACGACTTCGCCCAGGCCGCCTCGGCCGGCGAGGTGCTGCTCTTGACCTGCGAGCGACGCGGCGGTGCGCCGGCGGTGGCCTCGCGCTGGCTCTGGCGGCTGCAGACCCTGGCCCGCGGCGCCGGCGTGGCCATTCCGGGGCGCGAGGACCTCCTGGCCTGGGCGCGCGCACTCGACGCCCCGATCGCCTCGCCGCCGCAACACCTTCGCGCCGCGCCCCGGCCGCGGCCCACCCCGCCGCTCTCGGCCCGGCCGGTGGAGCTGCCGGTCACGGGAGTCGAGCGCTGGGTGCGCGATCCCTACGCCGTCTATGCCGGGCGGATCCTCAAGTTCCGCACCCTGGAGCGGCCGGGCGAGCCCGTGGACGCCCGCATCCGCGGCACCGCCATCCACGCCGCCTTCGAAGCCTTCGCCGAAGCCCACCCCGACGTGCTGCCGGCCGAGGCCGAGAGCCTGTTCGCGGGCCTCCTCGTCGAGGCCCTGGTCGAGGCCGGGGCGCCGGAAGGCCGCTTGCCGCGGGAGGCGGCCCTGGCGGCCAATGTCGCGCCCTGGGTGATCGAATTCGAACGCCGCCGCCGGCCGGGCGCCAAGCTGCTGATCGAGCAGCAGGGGCGTCACAGCTTCAAGACCGGCCGGGGCGAGTTCACCGTCACCGCCAAGGCCGACCGCATCGAGCACCGCGGCCATTGCGCCGACATCCTCGACTTCAAGACCGGCGCCCCGCCCTCGAAGAAGCAGATGGAGAGCGGCCTCTCGCCCCAGCTGACCCTGACCGCCGCCATCCTGCATTTCGGCGGCTTCCAGGGCATGGGCGAGACCCTGCCGGGCGAACTGGTCTATGTCGCCGTCAGCGGTGGCCGCACGCCGGGCCGCGAGGAGATCCGCGCCAGGCTGGACGAGAGCCTGAACCTGGCCCTCGCCGCCTATGAGGGCCTGAGAAAACGGGTCGAACGCTTCGAGGACGAGGCCACGCCCTACGTCTCCTGGGCCGCGCCGCAGTTCATCGATAGCCACGGCGGCGACTTCGACCACCTGGCGCGCCTGTGGGAATGGCACGTGATCGGCGAGGGCGAAGCCGAGGGGGGCGGGGAATGA
- a CDS encoding nucleotidyltransferase family protein: MSGPTTAMVLAAGLGTRMRPLTDTRPKALVEVGGKTLIDHTLDRLAEAGVTTAVVNVHAHADQLIAHLDARAARDPSLKIHVSDERGALLETGGGVKKARALLGEAPIWVANSDYVWTHDGRPPALARLAALWDPAQMDSLVIVVPKARTQGFETPGDFFRDEAGRLTHRGARETAPLHCFGVQIIDPNTVYQVAEDRFSLFKVWMAAQARGRLFGYEPEGFWMQVGDPAALEAAEVRLRAASAASAGV, from the coding sequence ATGAGCGGACCCACCACCGCCATGGTGCTGGCCGCGGGCCTCGGCACCCGCATGCGACCCCTGACCGACACCAGGCCCAAGGCCCTGGTCGAGGTCGGCGGCAAGACCTTGATCGACCATACCTTGGACCGCCTGGCCGAGGCCGGGGTGACCACAGCGGTCGTCAATGTCCATGCCCACGCCGACCAGTTGATCGCCCACCTGGACGCCCGCGCCGCGCGCGACCCTTCGCTGAAGATCCACGTCTCAGACGAGCGCGGCGCGCTCTTGGAGACCGGCGGGGGGGTCAAGAAGGCCCGCGCCCTCCTCGGCGAGGCGCCGATCTGGGTGGCCAACAGCGACTATGTCTGGACCCATGACGGACGGCCCCCGGCCCTGGCCCGGCTCGCCGCCCTCTGGGACCCGGCGCAGATGGATTCGCTGGTGATCGTGGTCCCCAAGGCGCGCACCCAGGGGTTCGAGACTCCCGGCGACTTCTTCCGCGACGAGGCTGGCCGCCTGACCCATCGCGGGGCGCGCGAGACCGCGCCGCTGCACTGTTTCGGGGTGCAGATCATCGATCCGAACACGGTCTATCAGGTGGCTGAAGACCGCTTCTCGCTGTTCAAGGTCTGGATGGCTGCGCAAGCTCGCGGCCGGCTGTTCGGCTACGAGCCGGAGGGCTTCTGGATGCAGGTCGGCGACCCGGCTGCGCTCGAAGCGGCCGAGGTGCGATTGCGGGCTGCATCGGCCGCGTCAGCAGGTGTATAG
- the amgK gene encoding N-acetylmuramate/N-acetylglucosamine kinase AmgK — MSSEREALKAAFLAQHGLGAARRERLTGDASTRVYERLHRAGAPSLIFMDQPPALETKPCPPQASPAERQALGYNASARLAAGRVDAFVAVAGYLKGRGLSAPDVVHAQPAEGLAVLEDLGDDLYARLIERGQPEAPFYEAAIDLMIRLHAEAPPAVLESAGSTWPLLSYDELALKTGLDMFIEWWPKYSGAPAFSLDAVAEWDALWAPIRRRGEAGASVFTHRDYHAENLVWLPGREGVARVGLLDFQDALRAHPAWDLLSLLQDARRDVAPELEAAMLDRYLAARPELDRHEFLEDYRGLAALNAARILFIFARQVAGFGRPRYADLMPRVWRTLERDLAEPEFASLKAWFDRAIPPETRR; from the coding sequence TTGAGTTCTGAACGCGAGGCGCTGAAGGCCGCCTTTCTCGCACAGCATGGTCTCGGCGCCGCGCGCCGCGAGCGCCTGACCGGAGACGCCTCGACCCGGGTCTACGAGCGGCTGCATCGGGCCGGCGCGCCCAGCCTGATCTTCATGGACCAGCCGCCGGCCCTGGAGACCAAGCCTTGCCCGCCGCAGGCCAGCCCCGCCGAGCGCCAGGCCCTGGGCTATAACGCCAGCGCGCGCCTGGCCGCCGGCCGGGTCGACGCCTTCGTCGCCGTGGCCGGCTATCTGAAAGGGCGCGGGCTCTCGGCGCCCGATGTCGTCCACGCTCAGCCGGCGGAAGGCCTGGCGGTGCTGGAGGACCTGGGCGACGATCTCTACGCCCGGCTGATCGAGCGCGGCCAGCCCGAGGCGCCGTTCTACGAGGCGGCGATCGACCTGATGATCCGGCTGCACGCCGAGGCGCCGCCCGCGGTGCTGGAATCGGCCGGTTCGACCTGGCCGCTGCTGAGCTATGACGAACTGGCGCTGAAGACCGGCCTCGACATGTTCATCGAGTGGTGGCCGAAATATTCGGGCGCGCCGGCCTTTTCGCTGGACGCCGTGGCCGAGTGGGACGCGCTCTGGGCGCCGATCCGCAGGCGCGGCGAGGCCGGCGCGAGCGTCTTCACCCACCGCGACTATCACGCCGAGAACTTGGTCTGGCTGCCCGGCCGCGAAGGCGTGGCGCGGGTCGGGCTGTTGGATTTCCAGGACGCCCTTCGCGCCCACCCGGCCTGGGATCTGCTTTCCCTGCTGCAGGACGCGCGCCGCGATGTGGCGCCCGAGCTTGAGGCGGCGATGCTGGACCGCTACCTCGCCGCCCGGCCGGAGTTGGACCGGCATGAGTTCCTGGAGGACTACCGCGGCCTTGCGGCCCTGAACGCCGCCCGCATCCTGTTCATCTTCGCCCGCCAAGTGGCCGGCTTCGGCCGCCCCCGCTATGCCGACCTGATGCCTAGGGTCTGGCGCACCCTGGAGCGCGACCTGGCCGAGCCGGAATTTGCGTCCCTGAAAGCCTGGTTCGACCGCGCGATCCCGCCGGAGACGCGCCGATGA
- the tsaE gene encoding tRNA (adenosine(37)-N6)-threonylcarbamoyltransferase complex ATPase subunit type 1 TsaE: MHLPAEGDFRLPDDAATARLGAAVAHTLEAGEAVCLWGPLGAGKSTLARGLIRALTRPDEDVPSPTFTLVQFYDSPSLRLAHFDLYRLTKPEELEEVGLDEALDSGAVIIEWPDRLHGHLPGDRLDIELAVDGQAGRETRLARLTPHGKWEGRPIEF, translated from the coding sequence ATGCACCTGCCCGCCGAGGGTGACTTCCGGCTGCCCGACGATGCGGCCACGGCCCGCCTGGGCGCGGCGGTGGCCCATACCCTGGAGGCCGGCGAGGCGGTCTGCCTGTGGGGCCCGCTCGGCGCCGGCAAGTCGACGCTGGCGCGGGGCCTGATCCGGGCCTTGACCAGGCCGGACGAGGACGTGCCCAGCCCGACCTTCACCCTGGTGCAGTTCTACGACAGCCCGAGCCTGCGTCTGGCCCATTTCGACCTCTATCGCCTGACCAAGCCCGAGGAACTGGAGGAGGTGGGCCTGGACGAGGCGCTGGATTCGGGCGCCGTGATCATCGAGTGGCCAGACCGCCTGCATGGCCATCTGCCGGGGGATCGACTCGATATAGAGCTGGCCGTCGATGGTCAGGCTGGCCGGGAGACCCGGCTCGCGCGCCTGACCCCGCACGGCAAGTGGGAAGGACGGCCGATTGAGTTCTGA
- a CDS encoding NAD(P)/FAD-dependent oxidoreductase, producing the protein MEQFDVVVAGAGAAGMMCAIEAAKRGRRVLVLDHAKAAGEKIRISGGGRCNFTNLRTEPKAFLSANPKFCISALRRYRPADFIALIDKAGIAWHEKTLGQLFCDGPATQVVKLLLDEMARHGVILRLETSIGEIQQAGGGFRLTAGGRAIACQSLVIATGGKSIPKMGATGFGYEVAARFGVPVVEPRPALVPLTFEIGLLERLKPLAGVAVDVRVMGGGTSFDEAMLFTHRGLSGPAILQVSSYWRPGEEIVVDMAPGIDVFSLLKAAKAERGRAALATVLGEHLPRRLAQLIAEQTGAQGNLADTPDRLLRQAAEAVNAWRVKPVGSEGYRTAEVTAGGVDTRALDQRSMMVTAVPGLYFVGEVVDVTGWLGGYNFQWAWASGWCAGQAV; encoded by the coding sequence TTGGAACAGTTCGACGTGGTGGTGGCGGGCGCGGGCGCCGCCGGGATGATGTGCGCCATCGAGGCGGCGAAGCGCGGGCGGCGGGTGCTGGTGCTCGACCACGCCAAGGCGGCGGGGGAGAAGATCCGCATCTCCGGCGGCGGGCGCTGCAACTTCACCAACCTTCGGACCGAGCCCAAGGCCTTCCTGTCGGCCAACCCCAAGTTCTGCATCTCGGCCCTGAGGCGTTATCGTCCCGCCGACTTCATCGCCCTGATCGATAAGGCCGGGATCGCCTGGCACGAAAAGACCCTGGGCCAGCTGTTCTGTGACGGCCCGGCCACCCAGGTGGTCAAGCTGCTCTTGGACGAGATGGCGCGTCACGGCGTGATCCTGCGGCTGGAGACATCCATCGGCGAGATCCAGCAGGCTGGCGGCGGCTTTCGCCTCACAGCCGGCGGCCGGGCGATCGCCTGCCAGTCCCTGGTGATCGCCACCGGCGGCAAGTCGATCCCGAAGATGGGCGCCACCGGCTTCGGCTACGAGGTCGCCGCCCGGTTCGGAGTTCCGGTGGTCGAGCCGCGCCCGGCCCTCGTGCCCCTGACCTTCGAGATCGGCCTTCTGGAGCGGCTGAAGCCCCTGGCCGGCGTCGCCGTCGACGTTCGGGTCATGGGCGGCGGGACGAGTTTCGATGAGGCCATGCTGTTCACTCACCGCGGCCTCTCCGGCCCGGCGATCCTGCAGGTCTCGTCCTACTGGCGACCGGGCGAGGAGATCGTGGTCGACATGGCGCCTGGGATCGACGTCTTCTCGCTGCTGAAGGCGGCCAAGGCCGAGCGTGGGCGGGCGGCCCTGGCCACAGTCCTGGGCGAGCATCTGCCGCGCCGCCTGGCCCAGCTGATCGCCGAGCAGACGGGCGCCCAGGGCAACCTGGCCGACACCCCCGACCGCCTGCTGCGCCAGGCGGCGGAGGCGGTGAACGCCTGGCGGGTCAAGCCGGTGGGATCGGAGGGCTACCGCACCGCCGAGGTCACCGCCGGTGGGGTCGACACCCGCGCCCTGGACCAGCGCAGCATGATGGTCACGGCGGTCCCAGGTCTCTATTTCGTCGGCGAGGTCGTGGATGTCACCGGCTGGCTGGGCGGCTACAATTTCCAGTGGGCCTGGGCCAGCGGCTGGTGCGCCGGCCAGGCGGTCTGA
- a CDS encoding serine hydrolase domain-containing protein — protein MCKFAGRLASSLLCAVGAAALSGCAGMGQVRQVATGLVSHQVCSATFVAGLEPDAFYAQAVKQTISPADSLMRYLVDREHGAVTAVFAGVSSTAVYRGPLGCLVVRGAPPAPVKLDAEPAAQPLLPPIAGPDVVEPQIPTLKTVLDHAFEEPAKGPRRQTKAVVIVRDGRIIAERYAPGYGPETPIAGWSMTKSVTNALLGILVREGRLDMTAPAPIPAWSDPGDPHHAITPDSLLRMASGIDMGQSLTASFSDGWDPTARMVFAERDMAGFAAQAPVRWAPGQHWMYKNGDTLLLSRIIRDKVGGDAASVYRFAHQELFDKLGMAHATLEMDATGTPIGASHLWAPARDWARFGLLYANDGVVGGQRILPEGWVDYSARLTPGSENFGYGAGFWTNRGGVGAAQWRVDAGMPADSFMAQGSYGQQVAILPSQHLVIVRMGYAHTPRGDMPAEIRLVRETLAALKGT, from the coding sequence ATGTGCAAGTTCGCCGGGCGCCTCGCGTCCTCACTTCTCTGCGCCGTCGGCGCGGCCGCCCTCTCCGGCTGCGCCGGCATGGGTCAGGTGCGCCAGGTAGCCACGGGCCTGGTCAGCCATCAGGTCTGCTCGGCGACCTTCGTCGCCGGGCTCGAGCCAGACGCCTTCTACGCCCAGGCGGTGAAGCAGACCATCAGCCCCGCCGACAGCCTGATGCGCTATCTCGTCGATCGCGAGCACGGCGCGGTCACGGCCGTCTTCGCCGGGGTCAGTTCCACGGCCGTCTATCGCGGCCCCCTCGGCTGCTTGGTGGTGCGCGGCGCGCCGCCGGCGCCGGTGAAGCTGGACGCGGAGCCGGCCGCCCAGCCGCTGCTGCCGCCGATCGCCGGGCCCGATGTGGTCGAACCTCAGATCCCAACCCTGAAGACGGTGCTGGACCACGCCTTCGAGGAACCCGCCAAGGGGCCACGCCGCCAGACCAAGGCGGTGGTGATCGTGCGCGACGGCCGGATCATCGCCGAGCGCTATGCCCCCGGCTATGGCCCCGAGACGCCGATCGCTGGCTGGTCGATGACCAAGTCGGTGACCAACGCCCTGCTGGGTATCCTGGTGCGCGAGGGCCGCCTCGACATGACCGCCCCTGCGCCGATCCCGGCCTGGTCCGATCCCGGCGACCCGCACCACGCCATCACTCCGGACAGCCTCCTGCGCATGGCCAGCGGCATCGACATGGGCCAGTCACTGACCGCCAGCTTCAGCGACGGCTGGGATCCCACCGCGCGCATGGTGTTCGCCGAGCGCGACATGGCCGGCTTCGCCGCCCAGGCGCCGGTGCGCTGGGCCCCTGGCCAGCACTGGATGTACAAGAACGGCGACACGCTGCTCCTGTCGCGCATCATCCGCGACAAGGTCGGGGGCGACGCGGCTTCCGTCTACCGGTTCGCCCACCAGGAACTGTTCGACAAGCTGGGCATGGCCCACGCCACCTTGGAGATGGACGCCACCGGCACCCCGATCGGCGCCAGCCACCTGTGGGCGCCGGCGCGGGACTGGGCGCGGTTCGGCCTGCTCTACGCCAATGACGGGGTGGTGGGCGGCCAGCGGATCCTGCCCGAGGGCTGGGTCGACTATTCGGCGCGGCTGACCCCCGGCAGCGAGAACTTCGGCTATGGCGCCGGGTTCTGGACCAACCGCGGCGGGGTCGGCGCCGCCCAGTGGCGGGTCGACGCGGGCATGCCGGCCGACAGCTTCATGGCCCAGGGCAGCTACGGCCAACAGGTCGCCATCCTGCCCAGCCAGCACCTGGTGATCGTGCGCATGGGCTATGCCCATACCCCGCGCGGCGACATGCCGGCCGAGATCCGGCTGGTGCGCGAGACCCTGGCGGCGCTGAAGGGGACCTGA
- a CDS encoding helix-turn-helix domain-containing protein, which produces MASAAPTLVLDLALRGAVCALLLLIAAVLLRDYGRERTARLGALFALGGAAHAIASAAGFRPELGWWAPPLIALSNVNNPILWLLALSLFDDGFRLRTWHGAVCGVVLAASLIGCLWLWPSRSPLGPLLDTALTWNALGFSLLAAAQTLASWRADLVEQRRRLRVVVVAGSALYTGLTAIARLSSGHGAGGATGSLVGAAGLAVVSGAVAYSLLRTGEVAELFGARMAVSEPAPAAPSASLDPADLAHVAALEQAMAHDRAYRREGLTIGQLATMQGLPEYRLRRLINQGLGHRNFNAFLNRYRIADAKAALSDPSQAEVPILTIALDAGFNSLGPFNRAFKAETGVTPTEYRRAHGGGLADFEIGERDFKLGANSPA; this is translated from the coding sequence ATGGCCTCTGCCGCCCCGACCCTGGTGCTGGATCTCGCGCTGCGCGGAGCGGTCTGCGCGCTGCTCCTGCTGATCGCAGCGGTGCTGCTGCGCGACTATGGGCGGGAGCGGACCGCGCGGCTGGGCGCCCTGTTCGCCCTCGGCGGCGCGGCCCACGCCATAGCCTCGGCCGCAGGTTTCCGGCCCGAACTCGGCTGGTGGGCGCCGCCGCTGATCGCCCTCTCCAACGTCAACAATCCGATCCTGTGGCTGCTGGCCCTGTCGCTGTTCGACGACGGCTTTCGCTTGCGCACCTGGCACGGCGCGGTCTGCGGCGTGGTGCTGGCGGCGAGCCTGATCGGCTGCCTCTGGCTCTGGCCCAGCCGCTCGCCGCTCGGCCCTTTGCTGGACACCGCCCTGACCTGGAACGCCCTGGGCTTCTCGCTCCTGGCCGCGGCCCAGACCCTGGCCTCCTGGCGCGCCGACCTGGTCGAGCAGCGCCGGCGCCTGAGGGTCGTGGTCGTCGCGGGCTCGGCCCTCTATACCGGCCTGACCGCCATAGCCCGCCTCTCCAGCGGCCACGGCGCCGGCGGGGCGACCGGCAGCTTGGTGGGCGCAGCGGGTCTCGCCGTCGTCAGCGGGGCGGTGGCCTATTCGCTGCTGCGGACCGGCGAGGTCGCCGAGCTTTTTGGCGCCCGGATGGCCGTCTCGGAGCCGGCGCCAGCCGCCCCTAGCGCGAGCCTCGATCCCGCCGACCTCGCCCATGTGGCGGCGCTGGAGCAGGCCATGGCCCACGACCGCGCCTATCGCCGCGAGGGCCTGACCATCGGCCAACTGGCGACCATGCAGGGCCTGCCGGAATACCGGTTGCGGCGGCTGATCAACCAGGGCCTGGGCCACCGAAACTTCAACGCCTTCCTCAACCGCTACCGCATCGCCGACGCCAAGGCGGCCCTGTCCGACCCCAGCCAGGCCGAGGTGCCGATCCTGACCATCGCCCTCGACGCCGGCTTCAACTCGCTGGGCCCGTTCAACCGCGCCTTCAAGGCGGAGACCGGCGTGACGCCCACCGAATATCGCCGGGCGCACGGCGGCGGCCTCGCCGATTTCGAAATCGGCGAGCGGGATTTCAAACTCGGCGCGAACTCGCCGGCCTAA